A window from Acidithiobacillus sp. encodes these proteins:
- a CDS encoding agmatine/peptidylarginine deiminase encodes MATGYILPPEWTPQQAVQLTWPHPDTDWAPRLDTVLSVFARIAREISFREDVLIACHDAASVEVCRKYLHRAGAELARCHLHTVPSNDSWARDHGPITLQNPAGQCKLMDFAFNAWGLKFRADLDNQITRHLYAQGAYGNAALEISGMVLEGGSIEVDGAGTLLTTSACLLSPNRNPQWSAVQIEDALRTQLGVERILWLHSGHLEGDDTDAHIDTLARFCNPHTIAYQSCDDPDDSHFAPLQQMAAELSAFRNRDGKPYHLIPLPWAQAQWDEDGTRLPLSYANFLILNAALLLPTYDDPADGVAQERLQRAFPDREVIPIPCIELARQHGSLHCVTMQLPRSRDRPFTKGTASALV; translated from the coding sequence ATGGCGACTGGATACATCCTCCCCCCGGAATGGACCCCGCAGCAAGCGGTACAACTCACCTGGCCGCACCCCGATACCGACTGGGCGCCACGGCTGGATACGGTGCTCTCGGTATTTGCCCGCATTGCCCGTGAGATCAGCTTCCGCGAAGATGTGCTCATTGCCTGCCATGACGCGGCCAGCGTCGAGGTCTGCAGGAAATATCTGCACCGCGCTGGTGCCGAGCTCGCGCGCTGCCATCTCCACACCGTCCCCAGCAATGACTCCTGGGCCCGCGATCACGGTCCCATCACCCTGCAGAACCCTGCTGGTCAGTGCAAACTGATGGACTTCGCCTTCAATGCCTGGGGTCTCAAATTCCGCGCCGACCTGGATAATCAGATTACCCGCCATCTGTATGCCCAAGGGGCTTACGGGAACGCGGCACTGGAGATTTCCGGGATGGTTCTGGAGGGCGGCAGCATTGAAGTGGACGGCGCCGGCACCCTGCTGACTACCAGTGCCTGCCTGCTCTCGCCCAACCGCAATCCGCAATGGTCCGCCGTGCAAATCGAGGACGCCCTCCGTACCCAGCTCGGCGTAGAACGCATCCTCTGGCTGCATAGCGGCCATCTGGAAGGCGACGACACGGATGCCCACATCGACACCCTCGCCCGCTTCTGCAACCCCCATACCATCGCCTACCAGAGTTGCGACGATCCCGACGACAGCCACTTCGCCCCGCTCCAGCAGATGGCCGCTGAACTCAGCGCTTTCCGCAACCGCGATGGCAAACCTTATCACCTGATTCCTTTACCCTGGGCACAAGCGCAATGGGACGAGGACGGCACCCGCCTGCCCCTGAGTTACGCCAACTTTCTCATCCTCAATGCCGCCCTGCTCCTGCCGACTTACGACGATCCGGCCGACGGGGTGGCGCAAGAGCGCCTGCAGCGCGCTTTCCCTGACCGGGAAGTGATCCCGATCCCCTGCATCGAACTGGCCCGTCAGCACGGCAGTCTGCATTGCGTGACCATGCAGTTACCGCGCTCAAGAGACCGGCCTTTTACAAAAGGCACTGCCAGTGCGCTTGTATAA
- the katG gene encoding catalase/peroxidase HPI, which translates to MSAEMTCPFHKTMATDDVQSIRDWWPNRLNLRLLRQNSAMSNPMPADFDYAKAFRELNMEAVKADIRALMIDSQDWWPADFGHYGPFFIRMAWHAAGTYRTGDGRGGAGSAQQRFAPINSWPDNVNLDKARRLLWPIKQKYGHRISWGDLMMLTGNVALESMGFKVFGFGGGRKDVWEPDESVYWGAENTWLGDQDRYFGKRDLENPLAAVQMGLIYVNPEGPGGNPDPVAAIQDVRETFARMAMNDEETVALIAGGHSFGKTHGAGPATHVGPEPEAAPIESQGLGWKSSFRSGKGGDQIGSGLEVTWTKTPTQWNNNFFENLFAYEWELTQSPAGAHQWVAKNAPEIIPDAHDPAKHHRPTMLTTDLALRFDPVYEKISRHFYEHPDAFADAFARAWFKLTHRDMGPKSRYLGAEVPVEDLIWQDPIPKVDHPVVDVKDIAALKAKILNSGLTVPELIATAWASASTFRGSDKRGGANGARIRLLPQKQWEVNQPEQLAKVLNTLESIRADFNGEQSGGKQVSLADLIVLAGGAAIEAAALKAGHEVTVPFTAGRMDTTQEQTDIESIGALEPVADGFRNYRGARCLEIPAEALLVDKAQLLTLTAPEMTVLVGGLRVLGANFAQAEHGVFTERPGVLSNDFFVNLLDMRTEWKANPEAAETFSGYDRKTGAHRWNATRVDLIFGSNSELRAVAEVYASGDAQPQFVQDFVAAWTKVMHLDRFDLA; encoded by the coding sequence ATGTCAGCTGAAATGACTTGCCCGTTTCATAAAACCATGGCCACTGACGACGTACAGTCTATTCGTGACTGGTGGCCTAACCGATTGAATCTCCGTCTTTTACGTCAGAATTCGGCGATGTCGAATCCCATGCCTGCAGATTTCGATTACGCTAAGGCCTTCAGGGAACTGAATATGGAGGCTGTAAAAGCAGATATTCGCGCATTGATGATCGATTCTCAGGATTGGTGGCCTGCAGATTTTGGGCACTATGGCCCTTTTTTCATCCGCATGGCCTGGCATGCCGCCGGAACTTATCGCACGGGGGACGGCCGGGGTGGCGCAGGTTCGGCCCAGCAGCGTTTTGCGCCGATTAATAGCTGGCCGGATAACGTCAATCTGGACAAGGCGCGCCGTTTGCTTTGGCCGATCAAACAGAAATATGGACACCGTATTTCCTGGGGGGATCTGATGATGCTCACCGGCAATGTGGCGCTGGAGTCCATGGGCTTCAAGGTCTTTGGCTTTGGCGGCGGGCGTAAGGATGTTTGGGAACCTGACGAATCTGTCTATTGGGGCGCAGAAAATACCTGGCTTGGAGATCAGGATCGTTATTTCGGCAAGCGCGATCTTGAAAACCCCTTGGCTGCCGTGCAGATGGGATTGATTTACGTGAATCCCGAAGGCCCTGGCGGCAATCCGGATCCGGTAGCGGCCATTCAGGATGTGCGGGAAACCTTCGCGCGTATGGCAATGAATGATGAAGAGACCGTAGCATTGATTGCAGGGGGGCACTCTTTTGGTAAAACCCATGGCGCAGGCCCTGCCACGCATGTCGGTCCAGAGCCGGAGGCCGCGCCCATTGAAAGTCAGGGTTTGGGATGGAAAAGCAGTTTCCGTAGCGGCAAGGGCGGTGACCAGATCGGCAGTGGGCTGGAAGTCACCTGGACCAAAACCCCCACCCAATGGAACAACAACTTTTTTGAAAATCTGTTTGCTTATGAATGGGAGCTCACCCAAAGTCCGGCGGGTGCGCACCAGTGGGTGGCCAAAAATGCGCCCGAAATCATTCCCGATGCCCACGATCCCGCCAAACATCACCGTCCGACCATGCTGACTACCGATCTGGCACTTCGCTTTGATCCGGTGTACGAGAAGATTTCACGGCATTTTTACGAACATCCTGATGCTTTTGCAGACGCTTTTGCCCGCGCCTGGTTCAAACTGACGCATCGGGACATGGGCCCGAAAAGCCGTTATCTGGGCGCAGAGGTGCCGGTGGAAGACCTGATTTGGCAGGATCCCATACCGAAAGTTGACCATCCCGTGGTTGATGTTAAGGACATCGCCGCTCTCAAAGCTAAAATTCTCAATTCCGGTCTGACGGTGCCGGAACTGATTGCTACCGCATGGGCATCGGCTTCCACTTTCCGTGGGTCGGACAAGCGCGGCGGAGCGAATGGGGCGCGCATCCGTCTGCTGCCCCAGAAGCAATGGGAAGTCAATCAGCCTGAGCAATTGGCAAAGGTTTTGAACACGCTCGAAAGCATCCGTGCGGATTTCAATGGGGAGCAAAGCGGGGGCAAGCAGGTTTCCCTGGCGGATCTCATTGTCCTCGCTGGCGGGGCGGCCATTGAAGCCGCAGCACTAAAGGCCGGTCATGAAGTGACGGTACCGTTCACCGCGGGACGTATGGATACGACCCAGGAGCAGACGGACATCGAATCCATTGGGGCTCTGGAGCCCGTGGCTGATGGGTTCCGCAACTATCGCGGTGCCCGATGCTTAGAGATTCCCGCTGAGGCGCTGCTGGTGGACAAGGCGCAATTGCTGACGTTGACTGCCCCGGAAATGACGGTGCTGGTGGGCGGTTTGCGGGTGCTCGGTGCCAATTTTGCGCAGGCCGAACATGGGGTGTTTACGGAGAGGCCAGGGGTTCTCAGTAACGATTTTTTTGTCAACCTTCTGGATATGCGCACGGAATGGAAGGCGAACCCGGAAGCGGCCGAAACCTTCTCGGGCTATGACCGTAAGACCGGTGCGCACCGATGGAATGCCACCCGTGTGGATCTGATTTTCGGTTCCAATTCGGAGCTGCGGGCGGTGGCCGAGGTGTATGCCAGTGGGGACGCGCAACCCCAATTTGTGCAGGATTTTGTGGCCGCATGGACCAAGGTGATGCATCTGGATCGCTTTGATCTGGCTTGA
- a CDS encoding class I SAM-dependent methyltransferase, with the protein MQSKEHWERAYSTKAVDAVSWYQQHADHSLRLIEATGVSHTSSIIDVGGGASTLVDDLLAKSYQNITVLDLSAAALHSAKERLGARAGSVTWLESDITRTELPLHAYDVWHDRAVFHFLTAPEERHAYVQTVLRSVKPGGHVIVATFAEDGPLQCSGLPVMRYSATQLHAEFGEAFTLISHEREAHHTPFGTTQQFTYCSCRKSAS; encoded by the coding sequence ATGCAATCAAAAGAGCACTGGGAGCGCGCGTACTCCACCAAGGCCGTGGATGCGGTTAGCTGGTATCAACAGCACGCAGACCACTCGCTTCGGTTGATCGAAGCAACCGGCGTGTCGCACACGTCATCTATCATTGATGTGGGTGGCGGTGCTTCCACCCTCGTGGATGACCTACTTGCCAAGAGCTATCAGAACATCACGGTGCTTGATCTCTCCGCCGCCGCTCTTCACTCTGCCAAAGAGCGCCTTGGCGCTCGTGCCGGGTCAGTTACCTGGCTGGAGTCCGACATCACCAGGACGGAGCTTCCCCTGCATGCCTATGACGTATGGCATGACCGCGCGGTCTTTCACTTCCTGACGGCTCCGGAAGAGCGGCACGCGTACGTTCAAACCGTGCTTCGCTCGGTAAAGCCCGGCGGGCACGTGATAGTCGCTACCTTCGCCGAGGATGGTCCACTCCAGTGCAGCGGCCTGCCTGTCATGCGTTACAGTGCAACTCAACTCCACGCTGAGTTCGGTGAGGCCTTCACCCTCATATCGCACGAGAGGGAGGCGCACCACACTCCGTTCGGGACGACCCAGCAATTCACGTATTGCTCTTGCCGCAAATCAGCATCCTGA
- a CDS encoding GFA family protein — translation MNAKYSGQCLCGEINYSVDVEPVFTGNCHCKDCQRSSGSAFIPAMIFPEKDVVVSGEVKYFESPADSGNAHQRGFCLNCGSQLFARFSNMPGMMGIKAGTLNDSSNYIPKLDFYVASAAPWDFMNPELPKKQGAAQS, via the coding sequence ATGAATGCAAAGTATTCTGGGCAGTGTCTTTGTGGGGAAATCAACTATTCAGTTGATGTTGAGCCAGTGTTCACTGGCAATTGTCATTGCAAGGACTGTCAAAGATCATCAGGCAGTGCATTCATTCCGGCGATGATTTTTCCTGAAAAAGATGTTGTCGTTTCAGGTGAAGTGAAATATTTCGAGTCTCCTGCAGACAGCGGAAATGCGCACCAAAGAGGTTTCTGTCTGAATTGTGGTTCTCAATTATTCGCGCGGTTCAGCAATATGCCAGGAATGATGGGCATAAAGGCTGGAACCTTAAACGACTCATCGAATTACATACCAAAGTTGGATTTCTATGTAGCGAGTGCCGCTCCTTGGGATTTTATGAATCCAGAGCTACCAAAAAAGCAAGGGGCAGCACAAAGCTAA
- a CDS encoding CTP synthase, which translates to MLGVTIGALIMQPNITIGLVGDYDSSVPAHQAIPLALRSAAESLRLALAFEWVPTEEITTASRISYFNGLWCLPASPYRNTDGALLAIRHARENGVPFLGTCGGFQHAVIEYARNVLGWFDAEHAEVSPNAVRPVITQLECSLVEASALVRFSPGSRIAAAYETNQATVGYRCRYGLNEQFRSQLLAGPLRVASEDENGDVRAVELDRPAFFVATLFQPERAALAGQPVPLAAAFLQACAT; encoded by the coding sequence ATGTTGGGCGTCACCATAGGAGCGCTGATCATGCAGCCTAACATCACCATCGGCCTCGTCGGCGACTACGACTCATCGGTGCCAGCACATCAGGCCATTCCGCTCGCATTACGAAGTGCAGCGGAGTCGCTGCGGCTTGCACTCGCCTTCGAGTGGGTTCCTACCGAAGAAATCACTACTGCCTCTCGCATCTCTTATTTCAATGGCCTATGGTGCCTTCCGGCAAGTCCCTACCGAAATACAGACGGTGCACTGCTGGCTATCCGTCACGCTCGCGAAAATGGAGTTCCGTTCCTTGGTACGTGCGGTGGCTTTCAGCATGCCGTAATTGAGTATGCGCGGAACGTGCTGGGCTGGTTCGACGCAGAGCACGCTGAGGTGTCGCCTAACGCGGTTCGTCCCGTTATCACGCAGCTCGAATGTTCTCTGGTCGAAGCCTCGGCGCTCGTGCGGTTCTCGCCCGGCTCCCGCATCGCGGCTGCCTACGAAACCAACCAGGCTACAGTTGGATATCGGTGCCGCTATGGTCTCAACGAGCAGTTTCGCTCTCAGCTCTTGGCTGGCCCGCTACGCGTCGCGTCCGAAGACGAGAATGGCGATGTTCGTGCTGTTGAGCTAGACCGCCCCGCATTCTTCGTTGCCACGCTGTTCCAGCCCGAGCGCGCGGCTCTCGCCGGCCAGCCCGTACCACTGGCGGCAGCCTTTCTACAGGCGTGCGCAACATGA
- a CDS encoding integron integrase yields the protein MDQVRARIRVMHYSIRIEEAYTNWARRFILFHQKRHPKNMGAAEVEAFLSHLATERKVSSSTQNQAKAALLFLYKQVLGIDLPWLDNITSAKPSQHLPVVLTPTETRALLHELSAGTMWLVASLLYGTGMRLLEGLRLRVKDVEFERREIIIRDGKGAKDRVTVLPENILLPLKKQMEKAKLLHDTDLENGLGAVFMPDALTVKYPSSAKSWGWQYVFPSPALSIDPRSGAQRRHHIYEATVQRAIRTAASRAGIVKPVTPHVLRHSFATHLLQAGYDIRTVQELLGHKDVNTTMIYTHVLNKGGRGIISPLDM from the coding sequence TTGGATCAAGTGCGTGCCCGAATCCGGGTGATGCACTACAGCATCCGCATTGAAGAGGCTTATACCAACTGGGCACGGCGTTTTATTCTCTTCCACCAGAAACGGCACCCCAAAAACATGGGTGCCGCCGAGGTGGAGGCCTTCCTGAGCCATCTCGCCACTGAACGCAAAGTCTCATCGTCTACCCAAAATCAGGCCAAGGCGGCGCTGCTCTTTCTATACAAGCAGGTTCTCGGCATCGATCTGCCCTGGCTGGATAACATCACTAGCGCGAAACCTTCGCAGCACCTGCCAGTGGTGCTGACACCAACGGAAACCCGTGCCTTACTGCATGAACTCTCGGCGGGTACGATGTGGCTTGTCGCCAGCTTGTTGTATGGCACCGGCATGCGTTTACTGGAAGGATTACGCCTGCGCGTAAAAGACGTGGAGTTCGAGCGCCGTGAAATCATTATCCGGGATGGTAAGGGGGCCAAAGACCGGGTAACGGTTCTACCCGAGAACATTCTGCTGCCACTAAAAAAGCAAATGGAAAAGGCAAAATTACTGCATGACACAGATTTAGAAAACGGTCTAGGGGCGGTCTTTATGCCGGATGCACTGACCGTAAAATATCCCTCCAGTGCTAAATCCTGGGGCTGGCAGTATGTGTTCCCGTCTCCGGCATTGAGTATTGATCCCCGTTCCGGGGCACAAAGACGACATCATATTTATGAGGCTACGGTACAGCGGGCAATACGTACTGCGGCAAGCCGGGCTGGCATTGTAAAGCCGGTGACACCGCATGTGTTACGCCACTCCTTCGCAACACATTTACTCCAGGCAGGCTACGACATTCGCACCGTGCAGGAGCTCTTAGGGCACAAGGACGTAAATACCACGATGATTTATACCCACGTCCTGAACAAAGGCGGTCGCGGTATTATCAGTCCGCTGGATATGTAA
- the ppa gene encoding inorganic diphosphatase gives MDLKKIPAGQSLPDDINVVIEVPQGSSVKYELDKESGAIVVDRFLFTAMHYPLNYGFIPNTLSDDGDPTDCLVLAPQPVAPGAVIRARPVGVLMMEDEKGMDAKIVAVPHDKVAAGYSAIRDVSDLPESLRNQIRHFFEHYKDLEPGKWVKLKDWASVTEARRIIEADAARHA, from the coding sequence ATGGACCTGAAAAAAATCCCGGCCGGCCAGTCACTGCCGGATGACATCAATGTCGTGATCGAGGTACCCCAGGGTTCCTCCGTCAAATATGAATTGGACAAAGAATCCGGCGCCATCGTGGTCGATCGTTTCCTCTTCACCGCCATGCACTACCCGCTCAATTACGGCTTTATCCCCAACACCCTGTCCGACGATGGTGATCCCACCGATTGTCTGGTGCTGGCACCCCAGCCCGTCGCTCCCGGCGCCGTGATCCGCGCTCGGCCGGTCGGCGTGCTGATGATGGAAGACGAGAAGGGCATGGATGCCAAGATTGTCGCCGTCCCCCACGACAAGGTCGCCGCCGGTTACTCCGCTATCCGGGATGTCAGCGATCTGCCCGAGTCACTGCGTAACCAGATCCGCCATTTCTTCGAGCACTACAAGGACCTGGAACCCGGCAAGTGGGTCAAACTCAAGGACTGGGCCAGTGTGACCGAGGCCCGCAGAATCATCGAAGCGGACGCCGCGCGCCACGCCTGA
- the kdsB gene encoding 3-deoxy-manno-octulosonate cytidylyltransferase, with amino-acid sequence MSFCVLIPARLASTRLPRKVLLDVGGIPMIEQVRRRALESGAAQVVVATDHPEVVDCIRSYGGEALLTAAEHVCGTERLAEAARLLGLADDAIIVNLQGDEPGMTPALLHATAQLLLDHPQRQMATAAVPISHWDDLADPHAVKLVLDADGCAQYFSRAPIPWDRSHFPLSSGQTLPQTPGIWWRHLGLYAYRNAFLQDYAVWPASPLEVIESLEQMRALERGVQIAVYCAAEAPAAGVDTAADLDRVRDLFL; translated from the coding sequence GTGAGCTTCTGCGTCCTGATTCCCGCCCGGTTGGCCTCTACCCGCCTGCCGCGCAAGGTGTTGCTGGACGTGGGCGGCATCCCCATGATCGAACAGGTGCGGCGGCGTGCGCTGGAAAGCGGCGCAGCGCAGGTGGTGGTGGCCACCGACCACCCCGAAGTGGTGGACTGTATCCGCAGCTATGGCGGTGAAGCGCTGTTGACCGCCGCGGAGCATGTCTGTGGCACCGAGCGCCTGGCGGAAGCCGCGCGTTTGCTGGGACTGGCCGACGACGCCATCATCGTCAACTTGCAGGGTGACGAGCCGGGCATGACGCCCGCCCTGCTGCACGCCACCGCCCAGCTGCTGCTGGACCATCCGCAGCGGCAGATGGCCACCGCCGCCGTCCCCATCAGCCACTGGGATGATCTGGCCGATCCTCACGCCGTCAAGCTGGTGCTCGATGCCGACGGCTGCGCCCAGTATTTTTCCCGCGCCCCTATTCCCTGGGATCGCAGCCATTTCCCGCTCAGCAGCGGGCAGACTTTGCCGCAAACCCCAGGCATCTGGTGGCGGCACCTCGGTCTCTACGCCTATCGCAACGCCTTTTTGCAGGACTACGCCGTCTGGCCCGCCAGCCCGCTGGAAGTCATCGAATCGCTGGAGCAGATGCGCGCATTGGAGCGCGGCGTGCAGATTGCGGTATATTGCGCGGCAGAAGCGCCCGCAGCGGGTGTGGACACCGCCGCCGACCTTGACCGCGTGCGCGACCTTTTTCTCTGA
- a CDS encoding Trm112 family protein has product MDHRLLDLLACPQCKGSLQPCAQRQALCCPRCHLQYPIRDDIPVLLIDEAKPYEDKPA; this is encoded by the coding sequence ATCGACCACCGCCTGCTGGACCTGCTCGCCTGCCCGCAATGCAAAGGCAGTCTGCAACCCTGTGCCCAGCGTCAGGCCCTCTGCTGCCCGCGTTGCCACCTGCAATATCCCATCCGCGACGACATCCCGGTGCTGCTTATTGATGAGGCCAAGCCCTACGAGGACAAGCCCGCGTGA
- the lpxK gene encoding tetraacyldisaccharide 4'-kinase: MTLRQTLEQQWQEGGALATALRPLGALTGKVAQWRRQHIHGRAASIPTVVVGNLGVGGSGKTPLVAALARQLTVAGWRVAIISRGYGARPPHWPYRVQRDDSPQQAGDEPLLLAQEQGQTQAVYLCPDRHRAIAAAAVDGYNLALLDDGFQHLALQPSLRLLVFSGPRPLGNGHCLPAGPLRECPDAMLHADAWLMDAAAAAAIPERNGLPRFLFRIQPKDLVAVNDPSRSRGLDSLQGQHVTAATGIARPQRFVASLEDLGAIPAPRFFPDHHPFCASDIAHLPRPLVMTAKDAVKCRKFAQADDWTLRIEAELEPSFPLWLEQSLLPWRS, from the coding sequence GTGACCCTCCGCCAGACCCTGGAGCAGCAATGGCAGGAGGGCGGGGCACTGGCCACCGCCTTGCGGCCTCTGGGGGCGCTGACCGGCAAGGTGGCGCAGTGGCGGCGGCAACACATACACGGCAGGGCAGCGAGCATCCCCACCGTTGTCGTCGGCAATCTGGGCGTAGGGGGCAGCGGCAAAACGCCGCTGGTGGCGGCGCTGGCGCGGCAACTCACGGTAGCGGGCTGGCGGGTGGCCATCATTAGCCGTGGCTATGGTGCCCGACCCCCGCACTGGCCCTACCGGGTGCAACGCGACGACAGCCCCCAACAGGCGGGGGATGAGCCCTTGCTGCTGGCGCAGGAACAGGGACAGACACAAGCGGTCTATCTTTGCCCCGACCGCCATCGCGCCATCGCCGCGGCGGCGGTGGATGGTTATAACCTCGCGCTACTGGATGACGGCTTCCAGCACCTCGCCCTGCAACCCAGCCTGCGTCTGCTGGTGTTCTCCGGCCCCCGTCCCCTGGGCAATGGCCATTGCCTCCCTGCTGGTCCTCTGCGCGAGTGCCCGGACGCCATGCTCCATGCCGACGCCTGGCTCATGGACGCCGCAGCAGCAGCCGCTATCCCGGAGCGCAACGGGCTACCCCGTTTTCTTTTCCGCATCCAGCCCAAGGACCTCGTCGCCGTCAACGATCCAAGCCGCTCTCGCGGTCTCGACAGTCTGCAGGGACAGCACGTAACGGCCGCTACCGGCATCGCCCGCCCGCAGCGTTTTGTCGCCAGCCTGGAGGACCTGGGCGCCATTCCTGCCCCCCGATTTTTTCCCGACCACCATCCTTTTTGCGCCAGCGACATCGCCCATTTGCCCCGCCCCCTCGTCATGACCGCCAAGGATGCCGTAAAATGCCGGAAGTTCGCGCAGGCCGACGACTGGACCCTGCGCATCGAAGCGGAGCTGGAGCCCTCCTTTCCGCTTTGGCTGGAGCAATCATTGCTGCCCTGGAGAAGCTGA
- a CDS encoding glycosyltransferase N-terminal domain-containing protein: MTYYENGLLRARWASWRDARAGRTAQANARWGWIKAPGERGPILWMQSFSDVDQQRLGIELAKAIAEKRRDLRMVMTFETEYPALLEQHTEGVERLGYGFGPCDHPQAVGRMLERLTPLRYLALGRVPRPRLAAALGRKKIPAVLMAADPGLPIPAPLEAVYPRDARQAEAWVGRGVSEAVQEPVDFATLFTIAQVDPNFRAMISGTDEGLLWWAQGLSAAQWAGWRRSWAASPLSRQGLLFLGGTDAPADLPRLSAWQRAPLPAGTVVVVDNDRWYPALSAAAQAVHLQRASPMLQWQTYAGSRPISVSPGVTLNAAESLDADTILTLEKPAQILGHWQALRGDAMAARQRGDATRRIFWQERRHAGERLPEFLQRVFDW; encoded by the coding sequence ATGACGTATTACGAAAACGGCCTGCTGCGCGCGCGCTGGGCGAGTTGGCGGGATGCCCGCGCCGGGCGAACGGCGCAGGCCAATGCCCGCTGGGGCTGGATCAAAGCCCCAGGCGAGCGCGGTCCGATCCTGTGGATGCAGAGCTTCAGCGATGTTGACCAGCAAAGACTGGGTATTGAGCTGGCGAAAGCGATCGCCGAAAAGCGTCGCGACCTGCGCATGGTGATGACTTTTGAGACGGAGTATCCGGCCCTCCTGGAACAACACACCGAAGGTGTCGAACGGCTCGGCTATGGTTTTGGGCCTTGCGACCATCCCCAGGCGGTCGGGCGCATGCTGGAGCGCCTGACCCCCTTGCGTTATCTGGCATTGGGCCGGGTGCCCCGACCACGGCTTGCCGCCGCCCTGGGCCGGAAAAAGATCCCTGCCGTGCTGATGGCAGCTGATCCCGGCCTGCCGATTCCGGCGCCGCTGGAGGCCGTCTACCCGCGGGATGCACGCCAGGCCGAGGCCTGGGTCGGGCGTGGTGTCAGCGAAGCCGTTCAGGAGCCTGTGGACTTCGCCACTTTGTTCACCATCGCCCAGGTAGATCCTAATTTCCGGGCGATGATCAGCGGTACCGACGAGGGCCTGCTGTGGTGGGCGCAGGGGTTGAGCGCCGCCCAATGGGCCGGATGGCGGCGGTCCTGGGCCGCTTCACCCTTGTCCCGACAGGGCCTACTGTTTCTTGGTGGCACCGACGCACCTGCGGATTTGCCCAGGCTGTCCGCGTGGCAACGCGCGCCTTTGCCCGCCGGAACGGTGGTTGTCGTCGATAATGATCGCTGGTATCCGGCCCTGTCGGCGGCGGCGCAGGCGGTGCATCTACAGAGGGCCTCCCCGATGTTGCAGTGGCAGACTTATGCCGGTTCCAGGCCCATCAGCGTCAGCCCCGGCGTGACGTTGAACGCCGCCGAATCATTGGACGCAGACACCATACTCACCCTGGAGAAACCCGCGCAAATCCTCGGCCACTGGCAAGCCCTGCGTGGGGATGCCATGGCCGCCCGCCAGCGCGGCGACGCCACCCGGCGCATTTTCTGGCAGGAGCGCCGCCATGCGGGCGAACGCCTGCCAGAATTTTTACAGCGGGTTTTTGACTGGTGA
- a CDS encoding lysophospholipid acyltransferase family protein has product MVAALAAYLIKGMALSVRWHEEGDACVRALIATGQPFLLAFWHGRGVMVAQAYWRVGGRKIKILVSEHRDGELIAATMAHWGYGAVRGSTRSGAVKGARGMLRAAHAGYDLAISPDGPRGPREVLQEGVIELARISGLPIVPVTYSARWAKRFASWDGFLLPLPGARGVILWGEPLRIPRDANMDTLIALQQALEADMIALRQRADVMVGRTEPTGETS; this is encoded by the coding sequence ATGGTGGCCGCACTGGCGGCTTATCTTATCAAAGGTATGGCCCTCAGTGTGCGCTGGCACGAAGAGGGGGATGCCTGTGTACGCGCCCTGATCGCGACCGGACAACCTTTCCTGCTGGCCTTCTGGCATGGGCGGGGGGTTATGGTCGCCCAGGCCTACTGGCGGGTGGGCGGACGTAAGATAAAAATCCTTGTCAGCGAACATCGGGATGGCGAACTGATTGCTGCCACCATGGCCCACTGGGGTTATGGTGCGGTGCGCGGTTCGACCCGGAGCGGGGCGGTCAAGGGCGCCCGGGGAATGCTGCGGGCCGCTCATGCGGGGTACGACCTGGCCATCTCCCCCGACGGCCCGCGCGGCCCCCGCGAAGTGCTGCAAGAGGGTGTTATCGAATTGGCGCGCATTTCTGGTCTGCCCATCGTGCCGGTCACCTATTCGGCACGCTGGGCGAAACGCTTCGCCAGTTGGGATGGCTTTCTGCTGCCCCTGCCGGGCGCGCGCGGGGTGATCCTCTGGGGCGAACCACTGCGGATCCCGCGCGACGCCAATATGGATACCCTGATCGCTTTGCAGCAGGCGCTTGAGGCTGACATGATTGCGCTGCGGCAACGCGCTGATGTCATGGTTGGCCGGACAGAACCGACAGGCGAAACATCATGA